In Curtobacterium sp. MCPF17_002, one genomic interval encodes:
- the hflX gene encoding GTPase HflX — translation MTEPTEHDQPTTDDSAAGVVERVLRNADSRASSSVFAPAQAIQTRSVDDRGWNGDGDQYDREDRAALSRVAGLSTELEDVTEVEYRQLRLEQVVLIGVYPQGDAAEAENSLRELAALAETAGAVVLDGLLQRRPNPDPATYLGKGKAEELAMVVKATGADTVIADTELAPSQRRALEDVVKVKVIDRTAVILDIFSQHAKTREGKAQVELAQLEYLLPRLRGWGESMSRQAGGQVSGGAGMGSRGPGETKIELDRRRIHTRMSKLRRQIAGFRPAREAKRADRHRNDVPSVAIAGYTNAGKSSLLNRLTSAGVLVQNQLFATLDATVRRTESAKGREFTFVDTVGFVRNLPHQLVEAFRSTLEEVGEADVIVHVVDGSHPDPAAQLATVREVIGDVGARDIPEIVAFNKSDLIDESQRLVLVGLVPDAVFVSARTGEGIPELLGAIEARLPEPDVSLTVVIPYDRGDLVSSLHDAGAVESVDYVQDGTRLNVRVFRRQVAELDPFVVASVPSA, via the coding sequence ATGACGGAACCCACTGAGCACGACCAACCAACCACCGACGACAGCGCTGCCGGTGTCGTCGAACGAGTCCTGCGCAATGCCGACTCCCGGGCGTCATCGTCCGTGTTCGCACCCGCGCAGGCCATCCAGACCCGGTCGGTCGACGACCGCGGCTGGAACGGCGACGGCGACCAGTACGACCGCGAGGACCGCGCGGCCCTCAGTCGCGTCGCCGGCCTCTCCACAGAACTCGAGGACGTCACCGAGGTCGAGTACCGGCAGCTCCGGCTCGAGCAGGTCGTCCTCATCGGCGTGTACCCGCAGGGCGACGCCGCCGAAGCCGAGAACTCCCTCCGCGAGCTCGCGGCCCTCGCCGAGACCGCCGGCGCGGTGGTCCTCGACGGGCTGCTGCAGCGCCGGCCGAACCCCGACCCGGCGACCTACCTCGGCAAGGGCAAGGCCGAGGAACTCGCGATGGTCGTCAAGGCCACCGGCGCCGACACGGTCATCGCCGACACCGAACTCGCACCCTCCCAGCGCCGTGCGCTCGAGGACGTGGTGAAGGTGAAGGTCATCGACCGCACGGCCGTGATCCTCGACATCTTCAGCCAGCACGCGAAGACCAGGGAGGGCAAGGCGCAGGTCGAACTCGCGCAGCTCGAGTACCTCCTCCCGCGACTCCGCGGTTGGGGTGAGTCGATGTCCCGCCAGGCCGGTGGCCAGGTCTCCGGCGGTGCGGGCATGGGTTCACGTGGTCCTGGTGAGACGAAGATCGAGCTCGATCGGCGCCGCATCCACACCAGGATGTCGAAGCTCCGTCGGCAGATCGCCGGCTTCCGCCCCGCGCGTGAGGCCAAGCGCGCCGACCGGCACCGCAACGACGTCCCGAGCGTCGCGATCGCCGGGTACACCAACGCGGGCAAGTCCTCGTTGCTGAACCGTCTGACGAGTGCCGGCGTGCTCGTGCAGAACCAGCTGTTCGCGACGCTCGACGCCACGGTCCGCCGGACCGAGAGTGCGAAGGGCCGCGAGTTCACCTTCGTCGACACCGTGGGCTTCGTGCGGAACCTGCCGCACCAGCTCGTCGAGGCCTTCCGCTCCACGCTGGAAGAGGTCGGCGAGGCCGACGTCATCGTGCACGTGGTCGACGGGTCCCACCCGGACCCTGCCGCGCAGCTGGCGACGGTGCGCGAGGTCATCGGCGACGTCGGTGCCCGGGACATCCCGGAGATCGTCGCGTTCAACAAGTCGGACCTCATCGACGAGTCGCAGCGGCTCGTGCTCGTCGGCCTCGTGCCGGACGCCGTGTTCGTCTCGGCCCGGACGGGCGAGGGCATCCCTGAGCTGCTCGGGGCGATCGAGGCCCGGCTGCCCGAGCCCGACGTGTCCCTCACCGTGGTGATCCCGTACGACCGCGGTGACCTCGTGTCGTCGCTGCACGACGCGGGTGCGGTGGAGTCGGTCGACTACGTGCAGGACGGCACCCGGCTGAACGTGCGGGTCTTCCGTCGGCAGGTTGCCGAGCTCGACCCGTTCGTGGTCGCGTCCGTCCCGTCCGCCTGA
- the lexA gene encoding transcriptional repressor LexA, whose amino-acid sequence MADELRVQKPLTAKQQAILDAIRASIASRGYPPSMREIGDAAGLSSLSSVSHQLGQLELGGWIRRDPNRPRALEVLVDEPTPDVDGPDVDATTLVPLVGRIAAGVPITAEQHIDEIVPLPRQLVGTGDLFMLKVVGESMIDAAICDGDWVVVRSQQTAENGDIVAAMLDEEATVKVFRQRDGHTWLLPRNTAFEPILGDAATVLGKVVAVLRSL is encoded by the coding sequence GTGGCGGACGAACTGCGGGTCCAGAAGCCGTTGACGGCGAAGCAGCAGGCGATCCTCGACGCGATCCGCGCGTCGATCGCCAGCCGGGGGTACCCGCCGAGCATGCGCGAGATCGGCGACGCTGCCGGCCTCTCGTCGCTCTCGAGCGTCTCCCACCAGCTCGGCCAGCTCGAACTCGGCGGCTGGATCCGTCGCGACCCGAACCGTCCCCGTGCGCTCGAGGTCCTCGTCGACGAGCCGACCCCCGACGTCGACGGCCCCGACGTCGACGCGACGACGCTCGTCCCCCTCGTCGGCCGCATCGCCGCCGGTGTCCCGATCACGGCCGAGCAGCACATCGACGAGATCGTGCCGCTCCCCCGTCAGCTCGTCGGGACGGGCGACCTCTTCATGCTCAAGGTCGTCGGCGAGTCGATGATCGACGCCGCGATCTGCGACGGCGACTGGGTGGTCGTCCGGTCGCAGCAGACCGCCGAGAACGGTGACATCGTCGCCGCCATGCTCGACGAGGAAGCGACCGTCAAGGTCTTCCGCCAGCGCGACGGCCACACCTGGCTGCTCCCGCGCAACACGGCGTTCGAGCCGATCCTCGGCGACGCCGCCACCGTGCTCGGCAAGGTCGTGGCGGTCCTCCGCTCACTCTGA
- a CDS encoding LysM peptidoglycan-binding domain-containing protein, with amino-acid sequence MSTIAIADTQRTSAPAVRTRLRLTSRGRFVITTLVAIPLLIVVALAVLNGGQASAGNASANVHFDTVTIQPGETLWQLAEETAPNADPRDFVQDVISLNALDGSGLQAGEQIAIPAKYTSGQ; translated from the coding sequence ATGAGCACCATCGCCATCGCTGACACCCAGCGCACCTCGGCTCCCGCTGTGCGGACGCGCCTGCGCCTCACGAGCCGCGGTCGATTCGTCATCACGACGCTCGTCGCGATCCCGCTCCTCATCGTCGTCGCCCTCGCGGTGCTCAACGGCGGTCAGGCCTCGGCCGGCAACGCCTCGGCGAACGTCCACTTCGACACCGTCACCATCCAGCCGGGCGAGACGCTCTGGCAGCTGGCGGAGGAGACCGCGCCGAACGCCGACCCGCGCGACTTCGTGCAGGACGTCATCAGCCTCAACGCGCTGGACGGCTCCGGGCTCCAGGCCGGCGAGCAGATCGCCATCCCGGCCAAGTACACCTCCGGCCAGTAG
- a CDS encoding histidinol-phosphate transaminase, producing the protein MAFTLEDLPIRDDLRGQSPYGAPQKHVRVQLNVNENTHPVPADVAEDIVASIRQALATVNRYPDREFTELRQSLADYLQHGLTPEQIWAANGSNEVLQQLLQAFGGPGRSVLGFPPTYSMHSILAAGTGTTWIPAQRDDEFRIAPETVVEAIEEHQPDIVFLCGPNNPTGTPLPIETITAAYDATDGIVMVDEAYAEFMPSDVPSAITLLPGRERLVVSRTMSKAFAFAGARVGYMAAHPAVIDAIRLVRLPYHLSVLTQAAAVAALRHAPEMLAMVDDIKQQRDRMVTELQAMGYRTYETWSNFVLFGGVADPHAAFEALLEQDVIVRDLGIPGHLRVSAGTEEETTAFLDAMRRVAADQPPVRLGA; encoded by the coding sequence GTGGCATTCACGCTCGAAGACCTCCCGATCCGAGACGACCTGCGCGGGCAGAGCCCGTACGGCGCCCCGCAGAAGCACGTCCGCGTGCAGCTCAACGTCAACGAGAACACGCATCCGGTGCCCGCTGACGTCGCCGAGGACATCGTGGCGTCGATCCGCCAGGCGCTGGCGACCGTGAACCGCTATCCCGATCGCGAGTTCACCGAGCTCCGTCAGTCGCTCGCCGACTACCTCCAGCACGGGCTCACCCCCGAGCAGATCTGGGCGGCGAACGGATCGAACGAGGTCCTGCAGCAGCTCCTCCAGGCGTTCGGCGGACCCGGGCGTTCCGTACTCGGGTTCCCGCCCACCTACTCGATGCACTCGATCCTCGCGGCCGGCACCGGCACCACGTGGATCCCGGCGCAGCGTGACGACGAGTTCCGGATCGCTCCCGAGACGGTCGTCGAAGCGATCGAGGAGCACCAGCCGGACATCGTGTTCCTCTGCGGCCCGAACAACCCCACCGGTACGCCCCTGCCCATCGAGACGATCACGGCCGCGTACGACGCCACCGACGGCATCGTCATGGTGGACGAGGCCTACGCCGAGTTCATGCCGTCCGACGTGCCGAGTGCGATCACCCTGCTCCCCGGACGCGAGCGACTCGTCGTGTCCCGCACCATGAGCAAGGCCTTCGCCTTCGCGGGCGCCCGCGTCGGCTACATGGCCGCGCACCCCGCGGTCATCGACGCCATCCGGCTCGTCCGGCTGCCGTACCACCTGTCCGTCCTCACGCAGGCGGCAGCGGTCGCGGCACTCCGGCACGCTCCCGAGATGCTCGCGATGGTCGACGACATCAAGCAGCAGCGCGACCGCATGGTGACCGAGCTGCAGGCGATGGGGTACCGCACCTACGAGACCTGGTCGAACTTCGTCCTCTTCGGAGGGGTGGCTGACCCGCACGCCGCGTTCGAGGCGCTCCTCGAGCAGGACGTCATCGTCCGTGACCTCGGCATCCCGGGCCACCTCCGGGTGAGCGCGGGGACGGAGGAGGAGACGACGGCCTTCCTCGACGCGATGCGCCGCGTGGCCGCCGACCAGCCGCCGGTTAGGCTTGGGGCATGA
- the hisB gene encoding imidazoleglycerol-phosphate dehydratase HisB: MTARTASIRRSTSESSVELELDLDGTGTSDISTSVPFFDHMLTAFSKHSLIDLRVRSTGDTDIDVHHTVEDTGIVLGQALKQALGDRSGIGRYGDALVPLDEALAQAVVDVSGRPFLVHTGEPAGFEFHRIGGHFTGSLIRHVFEAITFNAGITVHVRVLEGRDPHHIAEAEFKAFARAMRKAVELDPRVDGIPSTKGAL; encoded by the coding sequence ATGACCGCGCGCACCGCCTCGATCCGCCGCAGCACGAGCGAATCGAGCGTCGAACTCGAGCTCGACCTCGACGGCACCGGCACGTCCGACATCTCGACGAGCGTGCCGTTCTTCGACCACATGCTGACCGCGTTCAGCAAGCACTCGCTCATCGACCTGCGGGTGCGCTCGACCGGCGACACGGACATCGACGTGCACCACACGGTCGAGGACACAGGCATCGTGCTCGGTCAGGCGCTCAAGCAGGCCCTCGGCGACCGGTCCGGCATCGGTCGCTACGGCGATGCCCTCGTGCCGCTCGACGAAGCCCTCGCGCAGGCCGTCGTGGACGTCTCCGGGCGGCCGTTCCTCGTGCACACGGGGGAGCCCGCCGGGTTCGAGTTCCACCGCATCGGCGGCCACTTCACCGGGTCGCTCATCCGGCACGTGTTCGAGGCGATCACCTTCAACGCCGGGATCACAGTGCACGTCCGCGTCCTCGAGGGTCGCGACCCGCACCACATCGCCGAGGCGGAGTTCAAGGCGTTCGCCCGGGCGATGCGGAAGGCGGTCGAGCTCGACCCGCGCGTCGACGGCATCCCGTCCACGAAGGGTGCGCTGTGA
- the hisH gene encoding imidazole glycerol phosphate synthase subunit HisH, which yields MTEPSTPDDSATDRSTTGAKPNVVVLDYGSGNVHSAAKALERAGAAVTLTSDKQAALKADGLLVPGVGAFAAVIDQLEGVQGGEIVDRRLAGGRPVLGICVGMQVLFSRGIERGADVEGLGQWPGTVEQIQADVLPHMGWNTVEAPEDSVLFDGLHDERFYFVHSYGVTDFPLEAYGPFRAPRLTWAEHGQRFVAAVENGPLTATQFHPEKSGEPGIRLLRNWVNSL from the coding sequence GTGACCGAGCCGAGCACGCCGGACGACAGCGCCACCGACCGCAGCACGACGGGCGCGAAGCCGAACGTCGTCGTCCTCGACTACGGCTCCGGCAACGTGCACTCCGCCGCCAAGGCACTCGAGCGCGCCGGCGCCGCCGTGACGCTGACCTCCGACAAGCAGGCCGCGCTCAAGGCGGACGGCCTGCTCGTCCCCGGGGTCGGCGCGTTCGCCGCGGTCATCGACCAGCTCGAGGGCGTGCAGGGCGGCGAGATCGTCGACCGACGGCTGGCCGGCGGCCGTCCGGTGCTCGGCATCTGCGTCGGGATGCAGGTCCTCTTCTCGCGGGGCATCGAGCGCGGTGCCGACGTCGAGGGGCTCGGACAGTGGCCGGGGACGGTCGAGCAGATCCAGGCCGACGTCCTCCCGCACATGGGCTGGAACACCGTCGAGGCGCCGGAGGACTCGGTGCTCTTCGACGGCCTGCACGACGAGCGCTTCTACTTCGTGCACTCGTACGGCGTGACCGACTTCCCGCTCGAGGCGTACGGGCCGTTCCGCGCGCCGCGCCTGACCTGGGCGGAGCACGGGCAGCGCTTCGTCGCCGCCGTCGAGAACGGCCCGCTCACCGCAACGCAGTTCCACCCGGAGAAGTCGGGGGAGCCGGGCATCCGCCTGCTCCGGAACTGGGTGAACTCGCTCTAG
- the priA gene encoding bifunctional 1-(5-phosphoribosyl)-5-((5-phosphoribosylamino)methylideneamino)imidazole-4-carboxamide isomerase/phosphoribosylanthranilate isomerase PriA, translated as MTDLIATPPLVLLPAVDVVDGQAVRLTQGEAGSETSYGDPVAAARTWRDQGAEWIHLVDLDAAFGRGDNRRVIAHAVREVEGVAVELSGGIRDDASLEAALATGAARVNLGTAALENPEWAARVIRTYGEQIAVGLDVRGTTLASRGWTEDAGDLWEVLDRLEEAGCARYVVTDVTKDGTLQGPNVELLREVCDRTDQPVVASGGISTLDDLRALRALVPHGLEGAIIGKALYSGAFTLPAALDIASE; from the coding sequence ATGACCGACCTCATCGCGACCCCGCCCCTCGTCCTGCTGCCCGCCGTGGACGTCGTCGACGGCCAGGCGGTGCGCCTCACCCAGGGCGAGGCGGGCAGCGAGACCTCCTACGGCGACCCGGTCGCCGCGGCGCGTACGTGGCGCGACCAGGGCGCGGAGTGGATCCACCTCGTCGACCTCGACGCGGCGTTCGGCCGCGGCGACAACCGCAGGGTGATCGCGCACGCGGTGCGTGAGGTCGAAGGGGTCGCGGTCGAGCTGTCCGGCGGCATCCGCGACGACGCCTCCCTCGAGGCGGCACTCGCGACGGGAGCGGCCCGGGTGAACCTCGGGACGGCCGCGCTGGAGAACCCCGAGTGGGCGGCCCGCGTGATCCGCACGTACGGCGAGCAGATCGCGGTGGGGCTCGACGTCCGGGGGACGACCCTCGCGAGTCGCGGCTGGACGGAGGACGCCGGGGACCTGTGGGAGGTGCTCGACCGACTCGAGGAAGCCGGCTGCGCCCGGTACGTGGTCACCGACGTGACGAAGGACGGCACGCTGCAGGGCCCGAACGTGGAGCTGCTCCGCGAGGTGTGCGATCGCACCGACCAGCCCGTGGTGGCCTCCGGCGGCATCTCGACGCTCGACGACCTGCGTGCGTTGCGTGCCCTCGTGCCGCACGGGCTCGAGGGTGCGATCATCGGCAAGGCGCTGTACTCCGGGGCGTTCACGCTGCCGGCCGCCCTCGACATCGCTTCGGAGTAG
- a CDS encoding SseB family protein: MAGISNGRGTGPAAPDQAHNDDVHTDDAHTPGGAADSAGFAWDGRSFDHHDTAFDDDDGLADPALIAAIAALPDGGSQRVIVDALRSARLLIPLIAEAGDVGHTDAGQLVDKTQELSIVTVAGPDGRSVMPAFTSVEAMRSWDADARPVPVESRRVAMAAASEDTQLVVLDPTAPTEFVLRRPAVWALGQDLPWTPCFEDPEVAQAFADSVVGEGAVARVELAPGDPLGRFAGAELTVGLALHPGLDQEQVRELVGRLQQRWTADAVIADRVDSMRVALRRA, translated from the coding sequence GTGGCGGGGATCTCGAACGGCCGCGGGACCGGGCCGGCTGCCCCGGACCAGGCGCACAACGACGACGTCCACACCGACGACGCGCACACTCCCGGCGGCGCGGCCGACTCGGCCGGCTTCGCGTGGGACGGTCGCTCGTTCGACCACCACGACACCGCGTTCGACGACGACGACGGCCTCGCCGACCCGGCGCTGATCGCTGCGATCGCGGCCCTGCCTGACGGCGGCTCGCAGCGCGTGATCGTCGACGCGCTCCGCAGCGCCCGACTGCTCATCCCGCTCATCGCCGAGGCCGGCGACGTCGGACACACCGACGCCGGCCAGCTCGTCGACAAGACGCAGGAACTCTCGATCGTCACGGTCGCCGGGCCGGACGGTCGCAGCGTGATGCCCGCGTTCACCTCGGTGGAGGCGATGCGCTCCTGGGACGCCGATGCCCGACCGGTGCCGGTGGAGTCCCGCCGCGTGGCGATGGCCGCGGCGAGCGAGGACACCCAGCTCGTCGTGCTCGACCCGACGGCGCCGACCGAGTTCGTGCTGCGGCGCCCCGCGGTGTGGGCGCTCGGGCAGGACCTGCCCTGGACACCCTGCTTCGAGGACCCGGAGGTCGCGCAGGCCTTCGCCGACTCCGTCGTCGGCGAAGGGGCGGTGGCGCGGGTCGAGCTGGCACCGGGGGACCCGCTCGGCCGGTTCGCCGGTGCCGAGCTGACGGTGGGGCTCGCGCTCCATCCGGGGCTCGACCAGGAGCAGGTGCGGGAGCTCGTCGGTCGCCTCCAGCAGCGCTGGACGGCGGACGCCGTCATCGCGGACCGGGTGGACAGCATGCGGGTGGCGTTGCGCCGGGCGTGA
- a CDS encoding ParA family protein, with translation MSTNPTTTPGAGETTYGPTGRPVRQFAVPEELDGHGPARIIALCNQKGGVGKTTTSINLGAALAEYGRKVLAVDFDPQGALSAGLGVRTHDIPTIYDLLMGSIKDPNQVIQPTNTPYLDVIPANIDLSAAEVHLVNEVAREQILASVLRKVAKDYDVILVDCQPSLGLLTVNALTAAHGVLIPLECEFFALRGVALLIETIDKVRDRLNPALQLDGILATMYDSRTLHSREVMERVVDTFDDRVLDTVIGRTVKFPDATVSARPITQTAPDHAAAHSYRQLARELVERGAVA, from the coding sequence GTGAGCACGAACCCGACGACCACCCCCGGAGCCGGCGAGACCACCTACGGTCCGACCGGACGGCCCGTCCGGCAGTTCGCGGTGCCCGAGGAACTCGACGGTCACGGCCCCGCTCGCATCATCGCCCTCTGCAACCAGAAGGGCGGCGTCGGCAAGACCACGACGTCCATCAACCTCGGCGCGGCACTCGCGGAGTACGGCCGCAAGGTGCTGGCGGTGGACTTCGACCCGCAGGGCGCGCTGTCCGCGGGCCTCGGGGTGCGGACGCACGACATCCCCACGATCTACGACCTGCTGATGGGGTCGATCAAGGACCCGAACCAGGTCATCCAGCCGACGAACACGCCGTACCTCGACGTCATCCCGGCGAACATCGACCTGTCCGCGGCCGAGGTGCACCTGGTGAACGAGGTCGCGCGGGAGCAGATCCTCGCGAGCGTGCTCCGGAAGGTCGCCAAGGACTACGACGTGATCCTCGTCGACTGCCAGCCGTCGCTCGGGCTGCTGACGGTGAACGCCCTCACGGCGGCGCACGGCGTGCTCATCCCGCTCGAGTGCGAGTTCTTCGCGCTCCGTGGTGTGGCACTCCTCATCGAGACCATCGACAAGGTGCGTGACCGGCTCAACCCGGCGCTGCAGCTCGACGGCATCCTCGCGACGATGTACGACTCGCGCACGCTGCACTCGCGCGAGGTCATGGAGCGCGTCGTCGACACCTTCGACGACCGCGTGCTCGACACGGTGATCGGGCGCACGGTGAAGTTCCCGGACGCGACCGTCTCGGCCCGGCCGATCACGCAGACCGCTCCGGACCACGCCGCCGCGCACTCGTACCGGCAGCTCGCACGGGAGCTCGTCGAGCGTGGCGCCGTCGCCTGA
- a CDS encoding ScpA family protein, translating into MAPSPDDSSPSPDDSDTRGRASDAPAGTTTAPGFRVRLRNFDGPFDLLLSLITKHELDITEVSLGAVTGEFIQYVRLAESQDELDEASEFLVVAATLLDLKIAGLLPQGELVDAEDVALLEARDLLFARLLQYRAFKQAADWFGSRWLTESRRHVRSVRLEERFRARTPELVWTLSVQDFAALATMALAPRELPTVGLDHLHAPLVSIREQAAIVVSILRTRADEDVSFRELVAGVSETGIVVARFLAILELYRNASISFEQLEPLGELTLRWTADDWSDESLANLGADYDG; encoded by the coding sequence GTGGCGCCGTCGCCTGACGACAGCTCGCCGTCGCCTGACGACAGCGACACGCGCGGCCGTGCATCCGACGCTCCCGCGGGCACGACGACCGCGCCCGGCTTCCGGGTCCGTCTGCGGAACTTCGACGGACCGTTCGACCTGCTCCTCTCGCTGATCACCAAGCACGAACTCGACATCACCGAGGTGTCGCTCGGCGCGGTGACGGGGGAGTTCATCCAGTACGTCCGGCTGGCGGAGTCCCAGGACGAACTCGACGAGGCCAGTGAGTTCCTCGTCGTCGCGGCGACGCTCCTCGACCTCAAGATCGCCGGGCTCCTGCCACAGGGGGAACTCGTCGACGCCGAGGACGTGGCGCTGCTCGAGGCGCGGGACCTGCTGTTCGCCCGGTTGCTGCAGTACCGGGCGTTCAAGCAGGCCGCCGACTGGTTCGGGTCCCGGTGGCTGACCGAGTCGCGCCGGCACGTGCGGAGCGTCCGGCTCGAGGAGCGTTTCCGAGCGCGGACGCCCGAGCTCGTCTGGACCCTGTCCGTGCAGGACTTCGCGGCCTTGGCCACGATGGCGTTGGCGCCGCGGGAGCTCCCGACCGTCGGACTCGACCACCTGCACGCGCCGCTCGTGAGCATCCGGGAGCAGGCGGCGATCGTCGTCTCGATCCTCCGGACCCGTGCCGACGAGGACGTCTCGTTCCGTGAACTGGTCGCCGGTGTCTCGGAGACGGGTATCGTGGTGGCTCGCTTCCTCGCGATCCTGGAGCTGTACCGGAACGCATCCATCTCGTTCGAACAGCTCGAACCGCTCGGGGAGCTCACGCTCCGCTGGACCGCCGACGACTGGTCCGACGAGAGCCTCGCCAACCTGGGAGCCGACTATGACGGATGA
- a CDS encoding SMC-Scp complex subunit ScpB — protein sequence MADASRAGASRAGLSSAEPGGADEMADARAIEHEIHERREQAQQAHAEPEQPEPEQPEAHVPHPEIPIDRQLEAILMIADEPQSLVALGTAVSAPVPAVRQAIERLVADFDGVDGTIRRGFELREVGGGWRFYVREDLDAVVEQFVEAERPSRLSQAALETLSVVAYKQPITRSQIAAIRAVNVDGVVRTLVARGLIEESFTDAETGAINYVTSDLLLQQLGINSLDELPLISPLLDDGADGFEQNEGIPDGRV from the coding sequence GTGGCAGACGCGTCGCGCGCTGGTGCGTCGCGCGCCGGTTTGTCGAGCGCCGAGCCCGGTGGTGCGGACGAGATGGCGGACGCCCGGGCGATCGAGCACGAGATCCACGAACGGCGCGAGCAGGCGCAGCAGGCGCACGCCGAGCCCGAACAGCCCGAGCCCGAACAGCCCGAGGCGCACGTCCCGCACCCGGAGATCCCGATCGACCGACAGCTCGAGGCGATCCTCATGATCGCCGACGAGCCGCAGTCCCTCGTGGCCCTCGGCACGGCGGTGAGCGCGCCGGTGCCCGCGGTCCGGCAGGCAATCGAACGCCTCGTCGCCGACTTCGACGGTGTCGACGGCACGATCCGGCGCGGGTTCGAACTCCGCGAGGTCGGCGGAGGCTGGCGCTTCTACGTCCGCGAGGACCTGGACGCTGTCGTCGAGCAGTTCGTCGAGGCCGAGCGCCCCTCCCGGCTGTCGCAGGCCGCGCTCGAGACCCTCTCGGTCGTCGCCTACAAGCAGCCGATCACCCGCTCGCAGATCGCCGCGATCCGCGCCGTGAACGTCGACGGGGTCGTCCGCACCCTGGTCGCCCGAGGACTCATCGAGGAGTCGTTCACGGACGCCGAGACCGGCGCCATCAACTACGTCACGTCCGACCTGCTCCTGCAGCAGCTCGGCATCAACTCGCTCGACGAGCTGCCGCTCATCTCGCCCCTCCTGGACGACGGTGCCGACGGCTTCGAGCAGAACGAAGGGATCCCCGATGGCCGCGTATGA
- a CDS encoding pseudouridine synthase produces the protein MQKVIAGAGVASRRVAENLIVEGRVTVNGEVVDALGRRVDPATDEIAVDGVPVQIDASRRYILLNKPTGMVSSLQDERGRRDLSEYVDRYEERLFNVGRLDTETSGLIVLTNDGDLAHVLAHPSFGVTKTYIAKVRGNVNPATVQRLLDGVELEDGPIAADKVRLLESSRGESLIEITLHSGRNRIVRRMLDEVDHPVLELVRRSFGPLQLGSLPIGKTRELSTVELGKLLRIAREAKGSAQGDEGEESAD, from the coding sequence CTGCAGAAGGTGATCGCCGGTGCGGGCGTGGCATCCCGACGAGTCGCGGAGAACCTGATCGTCGAGGGCCGCGTGACGGTCAACGGCGAGGTCGTCGACGCGCTCGGCCGCCGGGTCGACCCCGCAACCGACGAGATCGCCGTGGACGGGGTGCCGGTGCAGATCGACGCATCGCGTCGGTACATCCTCCTCAACAAGCCGACCGGCATGGTGTCGAGCCTGCAGGACGAGCGCGGTCGTCGCGACCTGTCGGAGTACGTCGACCGGTACGAGGAACGCCTGTTCAACGTCGGCCGACTGGACACCGAGACCTCCGGGCTCATCGTCCTGACGAACGACGGTGACCTCGCGCACGTCCTCGCACACCCGTCGTTCGGTGTGACGAAGACCTACATCGCGAAGGTCCGCGGCAACGTGAACCCCGCGACGGTGCAGCGGCTGCTCGACGGTGTGGAGCTCGAGGACGGGCCCATCGCCGCCGACAAGGTGCGCCTGCTGGAGTCCTCCCGCGGGGAGTCGCTCATCGAGATCACCCTGCACTCCGGCCGCAACCGGATCGTCCGCCGCATGCTCGACGAGGTCGACCACCCGGTGCTCGAACTCGTCCGCCGCTCGTTCGGTCCGCTGCAGCTCGGGTCGCTGCCGATCGGCAAGACCCGTGAGCTCTCGACGGTCGAGCTCGGCAAGCTCCTCCGCATCGCCCGTGAGGCGAAGGGTTCTGCACAGGGCGACGAGGGCGAGGAGTCGGCGGACTGA